The DNA sequence ACGCACGTAGTAGTCGACCGATACCCCGGCCAGGAGAGCTACCTCTTCGCGACGCAGACCTTTGACCCGGCGGTTGCCGCCGTAGGCGGGCAGTCCGGCCCGCTCGGGCGTGATCCGCGCGCGACGGGAGCGCAGGAACTCCTTGATCTCGGTGCGCAGGTCGATCGTGGCCACCTCGTCACGGTAGGCCCTGTCCGCAGGCGAAGGGAGGTTCTGCTGGTACCCGCCTCGCGCCGACGCCTAGGTGCCCGTCGCGGTCGTGGCGATGCCGCCGTCGACCGGGATGATGGTGCCCGTGAGGTAAGTCGCGGCCCGGCTGGCGAGGAACACGGCGATACCGGCCATGTCGTCGTCGCGGCCGAGCCGGCGCAGCGGGGCCTTCGCCGCGATCGTGTCGCCGATGGCGTCGAGCGTGGACGCCATCATCTGCGACGGGAACGGTCCTGGGGCCACCGCGTTCACCGTGACGTGCTGTGGACCCAGTTCTCTCGCAAGCACCCTGGTGAGTTGGTGGAGTCCCGCTTTGCTGCTGGCGTACGAATAGTTGGGCGACGCGGCGACATGGATGGCGGCGATACTGCCGATGTTGATGATCCGCGCGGGATCATCGGCGGTGCCCGCCTTGCGAAGTGCCGGGAGCAGCGCCTGCACCAGCCAGAACGGCGACTTGAGGTTGAGGTCGATCACCGAGTCCCAGGCCTCGACCGGGAACGTCTCCAGCGGCTCGCGCCACATCGCTCCCGCGTTGTTGACGAGGATGTCCAGGCGTTCTGAGTCGGCATCGACAAGATCGGCGAGACGCCGGCACTCGTCGTACCTGGACAGGTCGGCGGGGATTGCTCGAACGTCGCCGAATTCGGACAGCAGACGCTGTGCCTCCGCGCATGTGTCCGCGTTACGTGAACTGATAACGACGCGGGCGCCCGCCTGCAGAAGGCCGCGCGCGATCATCATTCCAATTCCCTTGGTGCCGCCAGTGACAAGTGCGTATTTCCCGCTCAGATCGAAAAGATCTGCGTGAGCGGTGAACTGGTTGTCCGCCATTGGTCTTCGTCCCTTCTGTCGTGGAAGCAGATTGACAGGCTTCCTGGACAGCTGGGAGACCCTGGTGAACCAGGTACTGTGAGAGCCACCCTTACCTGGTGCGCTGCCCGGTCGTCATCACCCGCGCGAAGCACCGGCCGGTGCTGCTGCGGGGATGGCGTTGTCGACGAGGACAGCGGCGATGGCGGCGGCGGTGGTGAACGCTTCGGCGTTGAGGACCCGGCTGCGGGCCGAGGCGCCGTCCAGCAAAAGCGCCAATTGTTCGCCGAGCTGTTCGGGGTCGGCGGCGCCGGCTTCGCGGGCGGTTTCGGTGAGCCGGGCGGCGAAGGCCTTTTTGTAGTCGCGGGCGTGTACGCGTGCCGGGTGGCCCGGATCGGGGATTTCGACGGCCGCCGCGATGAAAGGGCACAAGGGCGAGTGCACGTCGAACGCGCCGAGGAGTCGTTCGCGAGGTGTGAGGTCGGTGCGGTCGAACACTTCGGGCAGGACGTCGGGATCGAATCGGCGCAGGCATTCGGCGATCAGCTCGTCCTTGCCGGCGAAGTGCTGGTAGAGCGTGCGCTTGGACACCTCGGCCACCGTGCAGAGCTGGTCCATGCCGGTGCTGTTGATGCCTTGATCGCGGAACAGCTGCTGTGACGCGCTGAGGATGCGCTCTCGTGCGCCCCGGCCGCGGCGCAGTCCTCGCGGCCCCTTCTCCGACTCTGTCACAACCCCAGCGTAGCGCACTCGGGTACCGATCGGTGTGCATAGCTTGCGCCCTGCGCGACGCCTCGCTACGTTAAGCACTCAGATCGGTGTACATAACATCGGCACGGCAGGTGAACGGAGTGATCGTGGGAAAACTCGATGGCAAGGTCGCGGTGATCACCGGCGCGACGAGCGGGATGGCGCTGGCCGGTGCGAAGCTGTTCGTCGACGAAGGGGCCTACGTCTTCATTTCGGGCCGGCGGAAGGACGCGCTGGACGAAGCCGTCAAGGAGATCGGCCGGAACGTGACCGGTGTGCAAGGCGATTCGGCGGACCTCGATGACCTGGACCGGTTGTTCGAGACCGTCAAACGGGAAAAGGGCACAGTCGACGTGGTGTGGGCGAGTGCCGGAACGGGCGAGCAGGGCAGGCTCGGTGAAATCACCCCGGAGCAGTTCGATGCCGCCTTCTCGCTGAACGCGCGCGGCACGCTGTTCACGGTCCAGAAAGCGCTTCCGCTGTTCAACGACGGCGGCTCGATCGTCATGACCGGGTCGAACGCGTCACTCCGCGGCTACCCCGATTGGAGTGTGTACGCGGCGAGCAAGGCCGTGCTGCCCGCCTACGCGCGGGTGTGGGTGGCCGAACTGAGGGACCGGAAGATCCGGGTGAACGTGCTGACCCCCGGCCAGGTCGCCACGCCGATTCTGGCGGAGGTCATGGACGAGCAGGCGAAAGCGCAATTCGAATCGGTGATCCCGCGGCGAGAGATGGGCCGCCCTGAAGAGATCGCCTCGGTCGCGTTGTTCCTCGCCTCGGACGACTCGAGCTACGTCAACGGCATGGAGCTGGTCGCCGACGGCGGCACCACGGTGATCTGAGCGCGCGCGGTTGGTTCCTGACCCGGCGTTGTTCCGTTCCGGGGGTTTCTTCCTAAATTTTGGTCAAGTGGCGGTTCCTTCGCCGTCGTCTTCCCTTACGTTGACTGGGACGAAGGGGGCTTCTCATGGGTTGGGTCATCGCCGGGACCATGATCGTGGTGCTTCTGTCCATCGCCCTGGTCGTCGATCTCAAGGACCGGGGGCGCGAAGGGAAGCGGATCGTTCGGCGCCGGTGATCAGCGCGTACAGGTCAGCCCTGCCGGGAAGAGAAGGAACCGGCAGGGCTGAGTGCGTGGTCGACCACTCCGTATAACGACGTCATAGGCTGCGGTATTTCCGGCCTGGTGTGACGTGGGTTACCAGTGTTCCCAGTGGTTCCACGTGGAACAGCGCGCTCCGGCACCGCCCGACCTCCGGCCGGGCGGGTGCAGTAACATCGCGGGGTACGGGAAGCAAGCTGAGAAGGGGGCTTCGGTGAAGAAGCTGCTGGCACTCGCGGTCATCGCGGGCGGCGTCTTGTTCGTGGTCAAGCGCAACAAGGCGGCGAAGGCCGAGGCCGACCTCTGGCGCGAGGCGACCGCTCCGGTCCCCTCCAACAACGGAACCACCCCGGCCAAGCCGGCGGGCGCGTCCCACAACTGAGTCTTCGTGCGGGCGGTTCGCCGCCCGCACCCGGGGCTGTAGCTCAATTGGTAGAGCACCGCCTTTGCAAGGCGGGGGTCAGGGGTTCGATTCCCCTCAGCTCCACAGTGCTGTAGACGTGACGAAGGCCAGGTCAGAGGGCATTTCCTCCGACCTGGCCATCGTCATATCAGGCGGCCGTACCTCCCGCCGTGCCCCCTGCGTGCCCTTCTCCCCGGCTACGCGCCCGCCGGCGGGCGCGTTTGCCCTCCGGGCGCTTGCGTGCGGACTCGATGTTGCGGCTCATCGAGTCCGCGATCGTGTGGTCACGCTCGCGCCGCGCCCGCTGGTAGAGCAGCGCGGCCCGCGTCGTGGAGTGGCCCATCCGCGCCATCAGCTCGCGCGTCGTCGCGCCGCCTTCGGCGGCCAGCTCGTTGCCGCTGTGGCGGAGGTCGTGGAAGTGCACGTCGTCCGGGATCCCCGCGGCCTTCTTCGCCCCCACCCACAGCCGTCGGAAGTTGTGCCGACGTAGCCGGCCACCCTGCGGGCCGACGAACACCAGGCCGTCCGCGCCCGGTTCGGCGTACCGCTCGACGTGCTCGCGCAGCTCCGCCACGATCGCCCGGGGAATCGCGATGCGACGCTTTCCCGCCTCGCTCTTCGGCCCTTTCACGCGCGGCCCGCCCTTGACCTCGGTTTGCGAGCGGAGGACGCGAATTTCCCGGCGCTGCAAATCGACGTCGCGCCGTCGCAGCGCAGCCAGTTCGCCGAAACGCGGTGACGTGAACGTCGCCAGCAGCACGAGCATCCGGTACCGCGGCTGCATCGCGTCGGCGAGCTTGTACACCTGCCCGATGGTGAGCACCGGTCGTTCAGCGGAGTTGTCCTCGCCAGCGCCCTTGATCCGACACGGGTTGCGCTTCACGATCCGGTCCTCATCCACGGCCGTGTTGAAGATCGCCCGCAGCAAGCGGTACGCCTTCGCCACGGTCGGCTCACCGACCTTCCGCGCCAGCAATTCGCTGCGCCACTTCCGCACCGTGGCTTCCTTGATCGCGGCCACCGAAAGGCCGT is a window from the Amycolatopsis sp. NBC_00355 genome containing:
- a CDS encoding SDR family oxidoreductase; translated protein: MADNQFTAHADLFDLSGKYALVTGGTKGIGMMIARGLLQAGARVVISSRNADTCAEAQRLLSEFGDVRAIPADLSRYDECRRLADLVDADSERLDILVNNAGAMWREPLETFPVEAWDSVIDLNLKSPFWLVQALLPALRKAGTADDPARIINIGSIAAIHVAASPNYSYASSKAGLHQLTRVLARELGPQHVTVNAVAPGPFPSQMMASTLDAIGDTIAAKAPLRRLGRDDDMAGIAVFLASRAATYLTGTIIPVDGGIATTATGT
- a CDS encoding TetR/AcrR family transcriptional regulator is translated as MRYAGVVTESEKGPRGLRRGRGARERILSASQQLFRDQGINSTGMDQLCTVAEVSKRTLYQHFAGKDELIAECLRRFDPDVLPEVFDRTDLTPRERLLGAFDVHSPLCPFIAAAVEIPDPGHPARVHARDYKKAFAARLTETAREAGAADPEQLGEQLALLLDGASARSRVLNAEAFTTAAAIAAVLVDNAIPAAAPAGASRG
- a CDS encoding SDR family NAD(P)-dependent oxidoreductase, with the protein product MGKLDGKVAVITGATSGMALAGAKLFVDEGAYVFISGRRKDALDEAVKEIGRNVTGVQGDSADLDDLDRLFETVKREKGTVDVVWASAGTGEQGRLGEITPEQFDAAFSLNARGTLFTVQKALPLFNDGGSIVMTGSNASLRGYPDWSVYAASKAVLPAYARVWVAELRDRKIRVNVLTPGQVATPILAEVMDEQAKAQFESVIPRREMGRPEEIASVALFLASDDSSYVNGMELVADGGTTVI
- a CDS encoding DLW-39 family protein → MKKLLALAVIAGGVLFVVKRNKAAKAEADLWREATAPVPSNNGTTPAKPAGASHN
- a CDS encoding tyrosine-type recombinase/integrase produces the protein MADRRRDWGRIRPLKSGRFQARYPGPDGLLRPAPDTFKTRREASEWLAAKRTEIAQDDWVSPESGKASFIEYATTWVAERKLSDSTRERYEGIVRNHFATTRLDGLSVAAIKEATVRKWRSELLARKVGEPTVAKAYRLLRAIFNTAVDEDRIVKRNPCRIKGAGEDNSAERPVLTIGQVYKLADAMQPRYRMLVLLATFTSPRFGELAALRRRDVDLQRREIRVLRSQTEVKGGPRVKGPKSEAGKRRIAIPRAIVAELREHVERYAEPGADGLVFVGPQGGRLRRHNFRRLWVGAKKAAGIPDDVHFHDLRHSGNELAAEGGATTRELMARMGHSTTRAALLYQRARRERDHTIADSMSRNIESARKRPEGKRARRRARSRGEGHAGGTAGGTAA